One window from the genome of Streptomyces sp. NBC_00287 encodes:
- a CDS encoding ADP-ribosylglycohydrolase family protein: MNRAAARRSLEGLALGDAFGERWFPLFRDPQQAYDEVRARRMPEERDWHWTDDTAMALGVMRVLDQYGEIEQRELALAFALGYDADPARGYGYGMHQLLPRLLDEPDRWPEFTRELFGGEGSLGNGAAMRVAPLGAFFHDSLERVVEQATRSAEVTHAHPEGIAGAVAVAVAAALSARRELTLPAVADLTPDSAVREGLARAAEVPFTTDPWKAADLLGNGQRIRADDTVPFAVWSAARHPDDLLPALWTTAEGFGDVDTTCAITGGIVAARTGVDGVPQEWLSRREPLS; this comes from the coding sequence ATGAACCGTGCCGCCGCCCGCCGCAGCCTCGAAGGCCTCGCCCTCGGCGACGCGTTCGGCGAGCGCTGGTTCCCCCTCTTCCGCGACCCGCAGCAGGCGTACGACGAGGTCCGCGCCCGCCGTATGCCCGAGGAGCGGGACTGGCACTGGACCGACGACACGGCGATGGCGCTCGGGGTCATGAGAGTGCTGGACCAGTACGGCGAGATCGAACAGCGGGAACTCGCCCTGGCCTTCGCGCTCGGCTACGACGCCGATCCCGCCCGCGGCTACGGCTACGGCATGCACCAGCTGCTGCCCCGGCTGCTCGACGAACCCGACCGCTGGCCCGAGTTCACCCGCGAACTCTTCGGCGGCGAGGGCAGCCTCGGCAACGGCGCCGCGATGCGGGTGGCACCCCTGGGTGCCTTCTTCCACGACAGCCTGGAGCGCGTCGTCGAACAGGCGACCCGTTCCGCCGAGGTCACCCACGCCCACCCGGAGGGCATCGCGGGCGCGGTTGCGGTGGCCGTGGCGGCGGCCCTGTCCGCACGCCGTGAGCTGACGCTCCCCGCGGTGGCCGACCTCACCCCCGACAGCGCCGTGCGCGAAGGCCTCGCCCGCGCCGCCGAGGTCCCCTTCACCACCGACCCCTGGAAGGCCGCCGACCTCCTCGGCAACGGTCAGCGCATCCGCGCCGACGACACCGTCCCCTTCGCCGTCTGGTCCGCGGCCCGCCACCCCGACGACCTGCTCCCGGCCCTGTGGACCACAGCCGAGGGCTTCGGCGACGTCGACACCACCTGCGCCATCACCGGCGGCATCGTGGCCGCCCGCACGGGCGTCGACGGCGTACCGCAGGAGTGGCTGAGCCGCCGGGAGCCGCTGTCCTAG
- a CDS encoding DUF3291 domain-containing protein: MTSVAYELAQVNIGRLKAPLDSPQLKDFVDALDSVNADADSAKGFVWRLQSEEGDATDIPVFGDEWLIINMSVWRDADALTAYMYQGRHREMLARRREWFEKVQEAMVTLWWVPAGHRPTVAEAEARLLHLRTHGPTPYAFTFRTSYPAQSAEPVALEVPDGLGCSV, translated from the coding sequence ATGACCTCAGTCGCGTACGAACTCGCCCAGGTGAACATCGGACGCCTCAAAGCCCCGCTGGACTCCCCTCAGTTGAAGGACTTCGTCGACGCGCTGGACTCGGTGAACGCCGACGCCGACTCGGCGAAGGGCTTCGTCTGGCGGCTCCAGTCCGAGGAAGGCGACGCCACGGACATCCCCGTCTTCGGGGACGAGTGGCTGATCATCAACATGTCGGTGTGGCGGGACGCCGACGCCCTGACCGCGTACATGTACCAGGGCCGCCACCGGGAGATGCTGGCCCGCCGCAGGGAGTGGTTCGAGAAGGTCCAGGAGGCGATGGTGACCCTGTGGTGGGTCCCGGCCGGCCACCGCCCGACGGTCGCGGAGGCGGAGGCCCGCCTGCTGCACCTGCGCACCCACGGCCCGACACCGTACGCCTTCACCTTCCGCACGTCGTACCCGGCACAGAGCGCCGAGCCGGTGGCGCTCGAGGTGCCGGACGGCCTGGGCTGCTCGGTCTAG